The Streptomyces sp. NBC_01439 genome contains the following window.
CGGCGCCCGCGATGATCCCGGGCAGGCCGTGCATGTCGTGGCGCAGCGGGTCGGCGTACCAGAGGACGAAGCCCAGCATGACGAGCAGCACGGCGGCGCCGGCCAGGCCCGCGCCGCGCAGCATGTCGTCGCTCCAGCGGTGCCGGTCGCGGACGACGGCGGAGGCGACGGCGTCGGACACGTCGTCGAACACGGCCGGCGGCAGGGATTCGGCGAAGGGGCGCAGGCTCAGCACCTCGCCGTCGAGGACCTGCTGGCCGGCGAGGGTCCGGGCGCCGTCGAGGACGGTGCCGGAGCGGCGTACGAGGTGGAAGCCGGTCGGGGCGCCCACCGGCTGGGTCTGGCCGGTGAGGCGCAGCAGCTCGGGGTAGACGTCGGCGACGGCGATGTCCTCGGGGAGGGCGACGTCGATGCGACTGTCGGGAGCCACGACGGTGACCCTGCAGAATCCCGTCGTCCCGGCCGTACTCACCTGTGTGACCCCCCTGGTTGGCGCCCGCACCGGCGGACTGATTCGCGGATGCGCATGCTGCGCGCGCCACCCTACCGGGCTAATGACCGACTGTCGGCAAGTAGGATCACCGTCGCGCGGGGGAGACCCCCTTCGCGCCCGGGACTTGGGGGCGCCGGTTGCGACGTCCCAGCCGTTTTCGAGGGATTGATGCTCCGGTGAGCCAGATCGTCGTCAAACGCCCGCCGCGGTCCCTGCCGCCCGAGGTTCCGGCGGAGGAGCTGCGGCTGGAGGCTCCGCCCGAACTTCCGCGCGGGCAGCAGGAGGGCATGTTGATGCAGCTCCTGCCGATGCTCGGCATGGGCTCCTCCGTCGTCTTCTTCTTCATGCCGGGCGCGGCCCCCTTCATGCGCATCATGGGTGTGCTGATGCTGACGTCGACGGTGGCCATGGTCGTCGCCCAGTTGGTGCGCCACCGGCGCGGTGCGCAGGGGCAAATGGCCGATGTGCGCCGGGACTACCTCAAATATCTGGCACAGACGCGTCGTCAGGTGCGCCGGACGGCGCGGGCGCAGCGGGACGCGCAACTGTATCTGCACCCGGCACCGGAGCAGTTGTGGTCGGTGGTGGCGGAGGGCTCCCGGCTGTGGGAGCGGCGGGTCGGCGACCAGGACTTCGGGCAGGCGCGGCTCGGGCTGGGCGCGCAGCGCCTGGCGACCCCGCTGGTGGCGCCGGACACCGCTCCGGTGGACGAGCTGGAGCCGCTGACCGCGGGCGCGATGCAGCGGTTCCTGAAGGTGCACTCCTCGCTGGACGGGCTGCCGATGGCGCTGTCGATCCGCGCCTTCTACCACGTGACGGTGTCCGGGGAGCCGGAGTCCGCGCGCAGTACCGCGCGGGCGATGGTGGCGCAGCTGGCGACGTTGCACTCCCCCGAGGACCTGATGGTGGCCGTGGTGGCGGCGCCGGGTGCGGTGCCCTCGTGGGACTGGACGAAGTGGCTGCCGCACGCGCAGGTCCCCGGGCAGGTCGACGGGGCCGGTACGAAGCGGCTGTTCGGCGATGACCTCGCCGAGCTGGAGGGGCTGCTGGCGTCCAGGTTGGAGGGCCGGCCGCGGTTCAGCCGCGAGGTGTCCCCGGTGCTGGACCAGCCGCACCTGGTGGTCGTGCTGGACGGTGGCATGGTGCCGCCGGACTCGGTGTTCGCGGCGGCCGAGGGCCTGCAGGGCGTCACCATCGTCGAGGTGGTCGCGGGCGAGCTGGACGAGCCGCGCGGCGGGCTGTCGGTCGTGGTGCGGCCGGGCCGGCTGCGTCTGGAGTCGGGCGCGGGGGTCGCGTACGAGGGCGTGCCGGACGCTTTGTCGCTCCCCGCGGCGGAGGCGCTGGCCCGGCAGTTGGCGCCGATGCGCACGGGCGGCGGGGACGACGACGAGCCGCTGCTGGCCAATCTGGACTTCACCGACCTGCTGAACCTGGGCGACGCGGCCGCGGTCGACGTCGCGCGGACCTGGCGGCCGAGGTCGGCCGGCGAGCGGTTGCGCGTGCCGATCGGTGTCGGTGAGGACGGCGCTCCGGTGATGCTGGACCTGAAGGAGGCCGCGCAGGAGGGCATGGGGCCGCACGGTCTGTGCGTGGGTGCGACCGGTTCCGGCAAGTCGGAGCTGTTGCGCACGCTGGTGCTGGGGCTCGCGGTCACGCACACGTCGGAGACCCTGAACTTCGTGCTCGCCGACTTCAAGGGCGGTGCGACCTTCACGGGCATGGGGCAGATGCCGCACGTCGCGGCGGTGATCACCAACCTGGCCGACGACCTCACGCTCGTGGACCGGATGGGCGACTCGATCCGCGGTGAGCTGCAGCGACGTCAGGAACTGCTGCGTTCGGCGGGCAACTACGCGAACATCCACGACTACGAGAAGGCCCGCGCGGCGGGTGCCCCGCTGGAGCCGCTGGCCTCGCTGGTGCTGGTCATCGACGAGTTCAGCGAGCTGCTGACGGCGAAGCCGGACTTCATCGACATGTTCATCCAGATCGGCCGCATCGGCCGTTCGCTGGGCGTGCACCTGCTGCTGGCCTCGCAGCGCCTGGAGGAGGGCAAGCTACGCGGGCTGGACACGTACTTGTCGTACCGGATCGGTCTGCGGACCTTCTCGGCGGCGGAGTCGCGGACGGCGATCGGCGTGCCGGACGCCTACCACCTGCCGTCGGTGCCGGGTTCGGGCTATCTGAAGTTCGGTACGGACGAGATGACCCGCTTCAAGGCGGCGTACGTCTCGGGCACCTACCGCTCGGGCGGGCCGGACCTGTCGGTGGGGCAGTTCCCGGTGGAGCGGCGGCCCGCGCTGTTCACGGCGGCCCCGGTGCCGGTGGTGTACGCGGCCCCGGATCCTGCGTACCTCGCGGCGCAGGCGCCGCGGGAGGACGACGCGCTGGCGGACACGGTGCTGGACGTGATCGTGAGCCGGCTGGAGGGGCAGGGGGTGCCGGCGCACCAGGTGTGGTTGCCGCCGCTCGACCAGGCGCCGCCGCTGGACCAGCTGCTGCCGGCGCTGGCGCCGAGCCCGGAGCGCGGGCTGCACGCGGACGGGTACACGCGGCCCGGCGGGCTCGTCGTGCCGCTCGGCCTCATCGACAAGCCGTTCGAGCAGCGGCGCGAGGTGCTGTACCGGGACTTCTCGGGTGCGGCGGGCCACATGATGGTGGTCGGCGGTCCGCAGTCGGGCAAGTCGACGCTGATGCGGACGCTGATCTCCTCGTTCGCGCTCACCCACACCCCGCGCGAGGTGCAGTTCTACGGGCTGGACTTCGGTGGTGGCAGCCTGTCGTCGATCGCCGAACTGCCGCACGTGGGCGGGATCGCCTCGCGCCTGGACCCGGAGCGGGTCCGGCGCACGGTCGCGGAGGTGGTGGGCATCCTCAACCGCCGCGAGGAGTTCTTCCGCTCGAACAACATCGACTCGATCGGTACCTACCGGCGCCGTCGGGCGGCCGGTGACCTGCCGCACGAGCCGTGGGGCGACGTGTTCCTGGTCGTCGACGGCTGGGGCAACTTCCGGGGCGAGTACGAGGGCCTGGAGCAGATCGTCACGGACATCGCCTCCCGCGGTCTGGGCTACGGCATCCACGTGGTGATCACCGCGGCGAGGTACATGGAGGTGCGGGCCGCGCTCAAGGACCAGATGCTCAGCCGGCTGGAGCTGCGCCTCGGCGACACGATGGACTCCGAGTTCGACCGCAAGGTCGCGGCGAACGTCCCCACGGGGATGCCCGGCCGCGGCCAGGTCGCGGAGAAGCTGCACTTCCTGGGCGCGCTGCCGCGGATCGACGGTTCGCACGAGGCCGCCGACCTGTCGGAGGCCACGACCTCCTTCGTGACCGCGGTGAAGGAGAGCTGGGCGGGGCAGGCGGCTCCCGGCGTACGGCTGCTGCCGCGGCTGCTCCGTTCCGACCAGCTGCCGAAGGGCGGGGAGTACCCCGGCCGCGGGATCGCGATCGGCATCGACGAGATCGACCTGGAGCCGGTGTTCGTCGACTTCGAGTCCGATCCCTTCCTCCTCGTCTTCGGTGAGAGCGAGTCGGGCAAGACGAACCTGCTGCGGCTCATCGCCAAGCAGATCTCCGAGCGCTACACGCCGGACCAGGCGCGTCTGGTCGTCGGCGACTACCGGCGGAGCCTGCTCGGGGCGCTGCCGGAGGAGCACCTGCTGGAGTACGCGCCGATGGCGAGCTCCCTGCAGATGCACATGGAGGCGCTGGGCGGGGTGTTCTCGCGGCGGCAGCCGCCGACCGACGTCACTCCGCAGCAGCTGCGCGACCGCAGTTGGTGGACGGGCCCGGACGTGTTCATCATCATCGACGACTTCGACCTGGTCTCCACGAGCCAGGGCAATCCGCTGGCGCCGCTGGTGGAGTTCCTGCCCTTCGCCCGCGACACGGGCGTCCGCTTCATCATCGCGCGCAACTCGGCGGGTGCCTCGCGTTCGCTGTACGAGCCGTTCATGCAGCGGATCAAGGAGCTGGGCGCGCAGGGTCTGGTGCTGTCCGGCGACCCGTCCGAGGGGGATCTGGTGGGCACGGTGCGGCCGCGTCCGATGCCGCCGGGCCGGGCCAGCTTCGTCTCGCGCAGGCGGGGGACGTCGCTGGTGCAGCTCGGCCGGATGCCGGGCGGCATGTGAGCCGTCCGTCCGCTGGCCGGCGGCATCGCCGCCGGCCACCGGAGGATCGGAACTTCGGGGCTTCGGGGCATCGGGGCATCGGGGCATCCGGGGAAAGCTGTCCCGGCCGGTGGCGCAACCCCGATAATCGGCCGTGAAGACCGCGTCACCGAGGGAAAGGCCGCCCATGGGCACCCAGCAGG
Protein-coding sequences here:
- the eccCa gene encoding type VII secretion protein EccCa, giving the protein MSQIVVKRPPRSLPPEVPAEELRLEAPPELPRGQQEGMLMQLLPMLGMGSSVVFFFMPGAAPFMRIMGVLMLTSTVAMVVAQLVRHRRGAQGQMADVRRDYLKYLAQTRRQVRRTARAQRDAQLYLHPAPEQLWSVVAEGSRLWERRVGDQDFGQARLGLGAQRLATPLVAPDTAPVDELEPLTAGAMQRFLKVHSSLDGLPMALSIRAFYHVTVSGEPESARSTARAMVAQLATLHSPEDLMVAVVAAPGAVPSWDWTKWLPHAQVPGQVDGAGTKRLFGDDLAELEGLLASRLEGRPRFSREVSPVLDQPHLVVVLDGGMVPPDSVFAAAEGLQGVTIVEVVAGELDEPRGGLSVVVRPGRLRLESGAGVAYEGVPDALSLPAAEALARQLAPMRTGGGDDDEPLLANLDFTDLLNLGDAAAVDVARTWRPRSAGERLRVPIGVGEDGAPVMLDLKEAAQEGMGPHGLCVGATGSGKSELLRTLVLGLAVTHTSETLNFVLADFKGGATFTGMGQMPHVAAVITNLADDLTLVDRMGDSIRGELQRRQELLRSAGNYANIHDYEKARAAGAPLEPLASLVLVIDEFSELLTAKPDFIDMFIQIGRIGRSLGVHLLLASQRLEEGKLRGLDTYLSYRIGLRTFSAAESRTAIGVPDAYHLPSVPGSGYLKFGTDEMTRFKAAYVSGTYRSGGPDLSVGQFPVERRPALFTAAPVPVVYAAPDPAYLAAQAPREDDALADTVLDVIVSRLEGQGVPAHQVWLPPLDQAPPLDQLLPALAPSPERGLHADGYTRPGGLVVPLGLIDKPFEQRREVLYRDFSGAAGHMMVVGGPQSGKSTLMRTLISSFALTHTPREVQFYGLDFGGGSLSSIAELPHVGGIASRLDPERVRRTVAEVVGILNRREEFFRSNNIDSIGTYRRRRAAGDLPHEPWGDVFLVVDGWGNFRGEYEGLEQIVTDIASRGLGYGIHVVITAARYMEVRAALKDQMLSRLELRLGDTMDSEFDRKVAANVPTGMPGRGQVAEKLHFLGALPRIDGSHEAADLSEATTSFVTAVKESWAGQAAPGVRLLPRLLRSDQLPKGGEYPGRGIAIGIDEIDLEPVFVDFESDPFLLVFGESESGKTNLLRLIAKQISERYTPDQARLVVGDYRRSLLGALPEEHLLEYAPMASSLQMHMEALGGVFSRRQPPTDVTPQQLRDRSWWTGPDVFIIIDDFDLVSTSQGNPLAPLVEFLPFARDTGVRFIIARNSAGASRSLYEPFMQRIKELGAQGLVLSGDPSEGDLVGTVRPRPMPPGRASFVSRRRGTSLVQLGRMPGGM